In Helianthus annuus cultivar XRQ/B chromosome 3, HanXRQr2.0-SUNRISE, whole genome shotgun sequence, a single window of DNA contains:
- the LOC110929700 gene encoding uncharacterized protein LOC110929700 produces MEARRRRSRHPSTVVQGGDSRDSAAAATFSDGSGGSDQKLRVLVQGGCRHGSRFQMQAQARDANSLKVWCDSVRFQFRTKSVNEVSRLTRVNLVWARVNSVNRRVNWSKQAYPVNSVCFGQQWSTAGQQWSSWVRVKH; encoded by the exons ATGGAGGCGCGAAGGAGGAGGAGCCGCCACCCCTCCACGGTGGTGCAGGGCGGCGACAGCCGCGATTCAGCGGCGGCGGCGACGTTCAGTGACGGATCAGGCGGCTCCGACCAAAAGCTCCG TGTTCTGGTTCAGGGTGGTTGTCGACACGGGTCTCGGTTCCAGATGCAAGCTCAAGCCCGGGATGCAAACTCGCTTAAAGTATGGTGTGATTCAGTCAGATTTCAGTTCCGGACCAAATCGGTCAACGAAGTCAGCCGGTTAACTCGGGTCAACTTAGTTTGGGCccgggtcaactcagtcaaccGTCGAGTCAACTGGTCAAAGCAAGCCTACCCGGTCAACTCAGTTTGTTTCGGTCAACAGTGGTCAACGGCTGGTCAACAATGGTCAAGTTGGGTTCGGGTCAAGCACTGA